In Nicotiana tabacum cultivar K326 chromosome 2, ASM71507v2, whole genome shotgun sequence, the following proteins share a genomic window:
- the LOC107825343 gene encoding uncharacterized protein LOC107825343, producing the protein MKLSLHTATTAYRFLSSKATCWSQASAKSKVKLTTPKKPRVKLTDQQNQILEAISNGNSVFITGSAGTGKTYLLQDIITKLRKIHGKSRVFVTASTGVAACSLNGQTLHSFAGIGLGDASAVDLLSRVTLDKRAYRRWNKVRALVIDEISMISGEVFDNLEFIARSIRSDEVGCEDKSWGGIQLVVSGDFFQLPPVINKKGQNKEFAFEAECWNASFDMQIELKTIFRQSDAQLIKLLQGIRKGKYDSEDLQLLDQCCSEVEPDASAVQLYPRIEDVSRVNADRLDRLDEVLYHYQALDSGKDPWKKQLKNGIAPELLKLCVGARVLLTKNIDVIGGLVNGATGTILDFAVVQDTHKLYDHEISDICINGNLLPVVKFDSGQELMIGLEKWYVMDGDEAVAMRKQIPLMLAWALSIHKCQGMTLNNLHTDLYRVFGFGMVYVALSRVKSLDGLHLVNFNPSKIKAHPKVLQFYQRLSDEKDELKEDAVSDEI; encoded by the coding sequence ATGAAGTTGTCATTGCACACAGCTACAACAGCCTACAGGTTTTTGAGCTCCAAAGCTACATGTTGGTCTCAAGCTAGTGCAAAAAGCAAGGTGAAACTCACAACCCCCAAAAAACCTAGAGTAAAGTTAACTGACCAACAAAATCAAATCTTGGAAGCCATTTCAAATGGGAATTCTGTTTTCATTACTGGGTCTGCAGGCACTGGAAAAACCTATTTACTTCAGGATATTATCACTAAACTTAGGAAGATTCATGGGAAATCTCGGGTTTTCGTGACAGCCTCAACTGGGGTTGCTGCTTGTTCCCTCAATGGACAAACACTTCATTCTTTTGCTGGAATTGGACTAGGTGATGCTAGTGCTGTGGATTTGCTTAGTAGGGTTACATTGGATAAGAGAGCGTATCGAAGATGGAATAAAGTTAGGGCCTTGGTTATCGATGAAATTAGCATGATTAGTGGTGAGGTTTTTGATAATCTTGAGTTCATTGCAAGGAGCATTAGAAGTGATGAAGTTGGGTGTGAGGACAAGAGTTGGGGTGGGATACAACTAGTTGTGAGCGGAGACTTCTTTCAGCTTCCACCTGTTATCAATAAGAAGGGACAAAACAAGGAATTTGCCTTTGAAGCTGAGTGTTGGAATGCTAGTTTTGACATGCAAATTGAACTTAAGACTATCTTTAGGCAATCAGATGCACAACTCATAAAGCTGCTGCAGGGGATTAGGAAAGGGAAGTATGATTCTGAGGATTTGCAGCTCTTGGATCAATGCTGCTCAGAGGTTGAGCCAGATGCTTCAGCTGTTCAGCTTTACCCAAGAATTGAGGATGTGAGCAGAGTGAATGCCGATCGACTCGACCGTTTAGATGAGGTAttatatcattatcaagctcttGACAGTGGTAAGGATCCTTGGAAGAAGCAGCTTAAGAATGGAATTGCACCTGAGCTGCTCAAATTGTGTGTAGGAGCTAGGGTGCTTTTGACAAAGAACATTGATGTTATCGGTGGACTTGTGAATGGTGCTACTGGTACAATCTTAGATTTTGCTGTTGTTCAAGATACTCATAAATTGTATGACCATGAAATTTCTGACATTTGCATAAATGGGAACCTGCTACCTGTTGTTAAATTTGATTCTGGACAAGAACTAATGATTGGTCTAGAAAAATGGTATGTAATGGATGGAGATGAAGCTGTTGCCATGCGAAAGCAAATTCCCCTCATGCTGGCTTGGGCTCTAAGCATTCATAAATGTCAAGGAATGACTCTGAACAACCTCCATACAGATCTCTACCGGGTTTTTGGCTTTGGGATGGTATATGTTGCTCTTTCGCGCGTTAAAAGCTTGGATGGACTTCATCTAGTCAATTTCAacccgtcaaagatcaaggcGCACCCCAAGGTTTTGCAGTTCTATCAAAGGCTGTCTGATGAGAAAGATGAACTAAAGGAAGATGCTGTATCTgatgagatttaa